In Fusarium oxysporum Fo47 chromosome IX, complete sequence, the following proteins share a genomic window:
- a CDS encoding tetratricopeptide repeat-containing protein EMW1, which translates to MGSLGECGSALRNGRYASIILSKGPGAESQPAPNSTSGSVSDPAPVAGALIQTLITRLTSGPDAKIQPATDTDIPQALAVGLAALNAFLQVNVTGPVLPESAALSTLFTKVWASQQSDDAKKSHAHLHKACLSYLEVDGVSPYAYIPHLELFALAKYIITQELCQVANDVVEIPSEEKPTKSSVAWTQLRVNIWHYKLLTQPTLGHGSNFARSSQWSDVPTLASQILDGIDNVRSKILGEEVWASGDDGWSRDDKVQFLVEAANNYILLGRDDKAKKAIKEASQTSGLEYALSGALGKRTKFQENSISQLVVLAKSGSEQRVGDAEEEAKPDALQLNDDTLHEEIQFTRETNGNDKKASLPAALADLSPDDQPQLSPLDQIILLTEATLKDAFSPIDTLTSAEVLPYAVRVIGDKSTNWQIYTQALLVRSRIEVHRSRTVERGVLQLQAVADQVLTDTTAEAQQKAEAKEQNSETDAPAIQITSPDEVSAPVQPKPTSFLPAPKASESAPAHVRLEYIHAICSPPRWHLESELAYAWAGIGSLASALEIFKRLRLWAEVALCLASAAASEDEDGRGSGGEAKAKGILRWRLFHRTGDKASPLDPDDEDIGEDVTLLKAADFSGPERDPPPPNAPRLFCILGDIENEPSYYERAWEISKHRYARAQKSLGEYYLQNKEWEKAREAYRKATAVNRLSPEMWSRLGDISLRLAQFSDAAEAFNRSIGSASDTAGGEDARTWSNLGSALWSLYCEVVAEAKNNPALVSEAPVPVPAEDEEDDVALTAASKPSDRDPATLLAQSLAAYKRGASIAHDNWRIWDNVLTLASRVQPPAIPDMILALKHIIQIRKSEDALDADVLGALLQDAVLSVEKPSDSGVYEPPRGTPERLVMRLFEEEVVPLITQRSELWTLVSRLRAWKRDYAGAIDAAERAWRAAVGSSGSGLLPGAAATTADEARDWTVDEGAWTIVVQRTDELVSVFENWGPSVESIGSKWKGKARSAKRLGMKWLRTGPLILVFPGELLIEHSERLAITGKLHKVTGMGGLRSSTTLHEA; encoded by the exons ATGGGCAGTTTGGGCGAATGCGGTAGCGCTTTGCGTAATGGGCGTTATGCCTCTATCATTCTCTCGAAGGGCCCCGGTGCCGAGTCACAACCCGCCCCGAACTCTACCTCCGGCTCCGTATCGGACCCAGCTCCGGTGGCCGGGGCTCTGATACAAACTCTCATTACTCGGTTGACATCCGGACCTGATGCCAAGATTCAACCTGCTACAGACACAGATATTCCCCAAGCTCTGGCCGTTGGTCTTGCTGCCTTGAACGCCTTCCTTCAAGTCAACGTCACTGGTCCTGTTCTTCCGGAGTCAGCGGCTCTAAGCACTCTTTTTACCAAGGTATGGGCTAGCCAGCAGTCGGATGATGCAAAAAAAAGCCACGCTCATCTCCACAAGGCTTGCCTCAGCTATCTTGAGGTTGACGGCGTCTCACCATATGCCTACATCCCTCACCTGGAACTCTTCGCCCTAGCAAAATACATCATCACGCAGGAGCTATGTCAAGTCGCCAATGACGTAGTGGAAATACCTTCTGAGGAAAAGCCAACCAAGAGCAGTGTTGCTTGGACACAGCTTCGAGTTAACATCTGGCACTACAAGCTCCTGACCCAGCCCACTCTTGGACATGGATCCAACTTTGCTCGAAGCTCCCAGTGGAGCGACGTGCCAACGTTGGCTTCCCAGATTCTGGACGGAATCGACAATGTGAGGTCCAAGATCCTCGGAGAGGAGGTCTGGGCATCAGGCGATGATGGCTGGAGTCGCGATGATAAAGTGCAGTTCCTCGTCGAAGCGGCCAACAACTACATTCTACTCGGTCGCgacgacaaggccaagaaagcTATCAAGGAGGCCTCACAAACAAGCGGCCTAGAGTATGCGCTCTCAGGTGCCCTTGGAAAAAGAACCAAGTTCCAAGAGAACAGCATCAGCCAGCTTGTCGTTTTGGCCAAGAGCGGTTCTGAGCAGCGAGTGGGcgatgctgaagaggaggccAAGCCGGATGCTCTTCAGCTTAATGATGACACTCTACACGAGGAAATTCAGTTTACCAGAGAAACGAACGGAAACGATAAGAAGGCCTCCCTTCCCGCTGCCCTGGCTGATCTCTCACCTGACGACCAGCCTCAACTCTCGCCTCTCGACCAGATCATTCTCCTCACTGAGGCTACGTTGAAGGATGCTTTCTCACCCATTGATACCCTCACTTCGGCAGAGGTGCTCCCTTACGCAGTGAGAGTCATCGGAGACAAGTCTACGAACTGGCAAATATACACTCAGGCATTGCTGGTCCGATCCAGAATCGAGGTCCACCGCAGCCGAACGGTTGAGCGAGGTgttcttcagcttcaggcTGTGGCAGACCAAGTACTCACTGATACCACAGCGGAAGCCCAACAAAAAGCCGAGGCAAAGGAGCAAAACTCGGAGACAGACGCTCCAGCTATCCAAATCACTAGCCCTGACGAAGTTTCTGCGCCTGTTCAGCCCAAGCCAACATCTTTCCTGCCTGCGCCTAAGGCCTCTGAGTCTGCACCAGCTCATGTACGTCTTGAGTACATTCACGCTATCTGCTCACCTCCACGATGGCATCTAGAGTCTGAATTGGCCTACGCCTGGGCCGGTATTGGCTCTTTAGCTTCTGCTCTCGAAATTTTCAAGCGCCTCCGATTGTGGGCTGAAGTTGCACTCTGCCTTGCCAGCGCCGCTGCgtcagaggatgaagatggtcgTGGCAGTGGTGGTGAGGCGAAGGCCAAGGGAATTCTTCGCTGGAGGCTGTTCCACCGCACTGGTGACAAAGCATCACCTTTAGAccctgatgatgaggatatAGGTGAGGATGTCACACTTCTCAAGGCCGCAGATTTCTCTGGCCCTGAGCGCGATCCTCCTCCACCCAACGCTCCCCGACTCTTCTGTATCCTAGGTGACATTGAAAACGAACCGTCCTATTATGAGCGTGCGTGGGAAATCTCCAAGCACCGATATGCCAGAGCTCAAAAGTCGCTCGGAGAGTACTACCTGCAGAACAAGGAATGGGAGAAGGCCCGTGAGGCCTACAGGAAGGCGACAGCTGTCAACCGTTTGAGTCCCGAGATGTGGAGTCGTCTTGGAGATATCAGCTTGCGACTTGCGCAGTTCAGCGACGCCGCTGAGGCATTCAATCGTTCTATTGGATCTGCAAGCGACACAGCTGGAGGTGAAGATGCCCGAACCTGGAGTAACCTGGGAAGTGCTCTCTGGAGTCTTTACTGTGAGGTTGTtgccgaggccaagaacaacccTGCTCTCGTATCAGAAGCCCCTGTGCCTGTCCCTGcagaggacgaagaggatgatgttgCTCTCACCGCTGCGTCTAAGCCTTCAGATCGTGACCCAGCTACTCTTCTGGCCCAGTCTCTGGCGGCCTACAAGAGAGGTGCTTCCATCGCCCACGATAACTGGCGAATCTGGGATAACGTACTCACACTGGCTTCGCGTGTCCAGCCACCTGCTATTCCCGACATGATCCTCGCTCTGAAGCACATTATCCAAATCCGCAAGTCAGAAGACGCTCTCGATGCGGATGTTCTCGGGGCGTTGCTTCAAGACGCCGTGCTCTCTGTGGAAAAGCCTTCAGATTCAGGTGTCTATGAGCCTCCCCGTGGCACACCAGAACGATTGGTGATGCGACTCTTTGAAGAGGAAGTCGTCCCCCTCATCACACAGCGCTCTGAACTCTGGACCCTGGTCTCACGCCTGCGCGCTTGGAAAAGGGACTACGCAGGCGCTATTGATGCAGCAGAGCGAGCTTGGCGTGCAGCTGTAGGATCCTCTGGCAGTGGTCTTCTGCCTGGAGCAGCAGCCACGACAGCCGACGAGGCGCGAGACTGGACTGTTGATGAGGGTGCATGGACTATAGTTGTGCAGAGAACTGACGAGCTGGTGTCTGTGTTTGAAAACTGGGGTCCTTCAGTTGAGTCCATCGGCAGTAAATGGAAGGGCAAGGCAAGAAGCGCT AAAAGGCTGGGAATGAAATGGCTTCGAACTGGTCCCTTGATTCTGGTTTTCCCGGGCGAATTGTTAATTGAACACAGCGAAAGACTCGCAATTACTGGAAAGCTTCACAAGGTGACAGGTATGGGAGGTTtgagatcatcaacaacgctTCATGAGGCTTGA
- a CDS encoding amino acid permease/ SLC12A domain-containing protein, with protein sequence MASDEEKNSNNYISNAGSTDKYLADNGDVAAGHTMDNADGLHRLLNNRQIQLVAIGGSIGTALFVSIGGGLAQGGPLGLFLAYTIYSGILACVNNGVAEMSTYMPVSGGFIRLAGHWADDALGFMAGWNFFLYEGLLIPFEITAINLVLSYWSSDITNPGPTAGICIGVIILYALLNILAVKAYGEAEFWLSGGKVILILMLFSFTFVTMVGGNPQGDAYGFRYWKNPGAFSDVNGNTPLGRFEGFLGALWSASFTVVGPEYISMVAAEAKRPSVYIKAAFKTVYYRFCFFFIMGSLAVGIVVPYNYPQLVRIFVTGEEGSGTAAASPYVMAMDILKVDVLPHIVNALLLTSIFSAGNTYTYCATRSLYGLALEGRAPRFLRKTTASGVPIWCFCVVMLFPMLSFLQCSSGSAEVLNWLIALMTAGGLINYLVMGLTFLNYYRACKAQGVDRSKMPYYGRFQPWCAIIGLVFQFCVVMCYGYKSFKPWDVESFFKNYTMQIVAPCLFIFWKLYKKTRWLRPHEVDLTWERPIIDAYENSITTPPTGFWQEMGMLVGIKRKVHSDE encoded by the exons ATGGCTTccgacgaggagaagaactCCAATAACTACATCAGCAATGCTGGCTCTACCGACAAGTACCTGGCCGACAACGGCGACGTCGCGGCCGGCCACACTATGGACAACGCTGATGGTCTACACCGtctcctcaacaacagacagATCCAGCTCGTTGCCATTGGTGGCTCCATTGGTACTGCCCTCTTCGTGAGTATCGGTGGTGGTCTCGCCCAGGGTGGTCCCCTCGGCTTGTTCCTCGCCTATACAATCTACTCTGGTATCCTCGCATGTGTGAACAATGGTGTCGCCGAGATGAGCACGTACATGCCCGTTTCTGGTGGCTTTATCCGTCTCGCCGGTCATTGGGCCGATGACGCTCTTGGTTTTATGGCTGGTTGGAACTTCTTCCTCTACGAAGGTCTTCTGATTCCATTCGAAATCACCGCCATCAACCTTGTCCTCTCATACTGGAGCTCTGATATCACGAACCCTGGCCCTACAGCTGGCATCTGTATTGGTGTCATCATATTATACGC TCTTTTGAACATCTTGGCTGTCAAGGCCTACGGTGAAGCTGAATTTTGGCTTTCGGGCGGCAAGGTTATCCTGATTCTTATGCTCTTCAGTTTCACTTTCGTCACAATGGTTGGCGGCAACCCTCAAGGTGATGCCTATGGATTCCGCTACTGGAAGAACCCAGGTGCTTTCTCGGATGTCAATGGTAACACTCCTCTTGGTCGCTTCGAGGGCTTCCTCGGTGCCCTCTGGAGCGCCAGCTTTACTGTTGTCGGTCCCGAATACATCTCGATGGTCGCTGCCGAGGCTAAGCGACCCAGTGTCTACATCAAGGCTGCCTTCAAGACGGTTTACTACCgattctgcttcttcttcattatGGGGTCCCTCGCTGTCGGTATCGTTGTCCCTTACAACTATCCTCAGCTCGTCAGGATTTTTGTTACAGGCGAGGAGGGAAGCGGCACCGCTGCTGCTTCGCCCTATGTCATGGCTATGGACATCTTGAAGGTCGACGTGCTTCCCCACATCGTGAACGCGCTCCTCCTTACGTCTATTTTCTCGGCCGGTAACACCTATACCTACTGTGCCACTCGATCGTTGTATGGTCTTGCTCTTGAGGGTCGCGCTCCCCGATTCCTGCGAAAGACAACCGCTTCCGGTGTTCCCATCTGGTGCTTCTGCGTCGTCATGCTGTTCCCCATGCTCTCGTTCCTCCAGTGCAGCAGTGGCTCAGCTGAGGTTCTCAACTGGCTCATTGCCCTGATGACAGCCGGTGGTCTTATCAACTACCTTGTCATGGGACTCACCTTCCTCAACTACTACCGCGCCTGCAAGGCTCAGGGAGTTGACCGAAGCAAGATGCCGTACTACGGCCGCTTCCAGCCCTGGTGCGCCATCATTGGTCTGGTCTTCCAGTTCTGCGTCGTCATGTGCTACGGTTACAAGTCATTCAAGCCCTGGGATGtcgagagcttcttcaagaactaCACCATGCAAATCGTCGCCCCTTGTCTTTTCATCTTCTGGAAGCTCTACAAGAAGACTCGCTGGCTCCGTCCCCATGAGGTCGACCTTACCTGGGAGCGTCCTATCATTGACGCTTACGAGAACTCCATCACAACACCCCCTACTGGCTTCTGGCAGGAGATGGGAATGCTCGTTGGCATCAAGCGTAAGGTGCATTCGGATGAGTAG
- a CDS encoding Rof/RNase P-like protein, translated as MASAPQQATQNLLARAHSPDSVNRIYSEKIQHRSLILRPTSPPPSTINARAARRKARQDKKEKQKQRPKPLSSREKRSLGLHDIPKDGQKYHIYEPLSQMWLGYVRELLGNDLSTGGPSAAAKLASAEFHGAPIQVVRSHCPSRVGIQGVVVRDRKFVFEIITKKRGVKVVPKEGTIFRVEITINDGASDGESGQNKKFACEVLGDQMMLRAADRANKKFKAHFLSNI; from the coding sequence ATGGCCAGCGCACCACAACAGGCTACGCAGAATCTGCTGGCCAGAGCGCATTCCCCCGACAGTGTGAATCGCATATACTCGGAAAAGATCCAGCATCGCTCGCTCATCCTGCGACCAACCTCTCCTCCGCCTTCCACAATCAACGCGCGCGCCGCACGTCGAAAAGCTCGCCAAGATAAAAAGGAAAAGCAAAAACAGAGACCCAAGCCACTATCCTCTCGAGAGAAGCGAAGCTTGGGCCTTCATGATATACCTAAGGATGGCCAAAAATACCACATCTATGAGCCTCTGAGTCAAATGTGGCTTGGATATGTTCGAGAGCTACTTGGGAACGATCTTTCGACTGGAGGGCCCAGTGCAGCGGCGAAACTAGCCAGCGCCGAGTTTCATGGTGCTCCTATTCAAGTTGTTCGAAGCCATTGCCCGAGTCGGGTCGGCATTCAAGGTGTTGTCGTCCGCGACCGCAAGTTTGTCTTCGAGATTATAACCAAGAAAAGAGGAGTGAAAGTTGTTCCCAAGGAAGGCACTATTTTTCGAGTCGAAATAACGATTAATGATGGAGCCTCTGATGGTGAGAGTGGACAAAACAAAAAATTTGCTTGCGAGGTTCTCGGAGATCagatgatgttgagggcAGCAGATCGCGCCAACAAGAAGTTTAAAGCACACTTTCTGTCAAATATTTGA